A region of the Flavobacteriaceae bacterium MAR_2010_188 genome:
ATATATTGAATGTTTGCTTCAAGAGCGCGGATATCCAATAATGAGAGATTATGTCCTTGATCGATAATCAAAGGAATAAATAGCCCGATAATACCAACGAATACGGCAAGCATTAAAAGAATAGTAAGAATAACAGCTAAGAGTTTATTAAACTTTAATCGCCTCCGCAGAAACAATATGATTGGCCTACCTATAAGCGAAAGAACCGCGGCAATAGAGATGTATACGATTACGGAAGACAATTCCAGAATCACGTAAATGAGAATAAAAAGACCAAGGAGAATTGCAACCGCTCTTAATATTCCGTTGGCAATAATCTTTGAATTCATTTCGTAAATATATCCAATTTGGAATTATATATATGATAAGGTCTTAGAGTGAAACAAGATATTCTAAATTTTCTAAATATCTCGGGTAAGGCGCTTTACGATTTTATATTCAGATAAAAACTCTTTGGCGATTACCTTAATTGTAGTGTAGGCTGGGATTGCTAAAATCATACCTGCAATCCCAAAGATATAACCAGCAATAAGTATAACCAGAAAAATCTCTAATGGATGGGAGCGCACACTTGCTCCGAAAATAAATGGCTGGGAAATAAAATTATCTATTAATTGTGCGAGCGCATGGCCAATTAAAACAGTAATTATTAAAGGTAAAAGCTGATCAGAAAAATCTGCACCCAAATTGTTAGATACCACTACCAACACCATAATAGCACCGGCGATTAACGGGCCCAAATATGGTATAATGTTTAAAAATGCACAAATAAATGCGATTGCAATGGGGTTGTTTACATCGATGTAAAGCATCAATCCAGAGTAGAGGATCGCTAATACCGCAATTTGCAGTAAAAGACCAATAAAGTATCTAGAAAGTAAATTTTTCACTTTATCTAAAACCATTAAGAACCGTCTTTCTTTTCCAGGTTCGGCCAACGCCGTTACCGAACTAATTATTATCCGTTTATCCTTCAAAAGAAAAAACGCAATAAAGAGAACTGAAAATAGACCTACGATATAATTGCCAACGTTATTGATCAGTAAGTCAAAAATGTTTGGAAGTTCT
Encoded here:
- a CDS encoding Predicted PurR-regulated permease PerM codes for the protein MNYHKITRGLLQTIAVIVGIILFFYFIYEIKSLVLYIFIAAIVSLIGRPVVLALKKYLKFGDTAAAITTLSLLILFICAILWIFVPIIIDQSKSITEIDIRSIKRDLNEINIQASEYLGFEQINFIEAMKQSDYVRNFNRKELPNIFDLLINNVGNYIVGLFSVLFIAFFLLKDKRIIISSVTALAEPGKERRFLMVLDKVKNLLSRYFIGLLLQIAVLAILYSGLMLYIDVNNPIAIAFICAFLNIIPYLGPLIAGAIMVLVVVSNNLGADFSDQLLPLIITVLIGHALAQLIDNFISQPFIFGASVRSHPLEIFLVILIAGYIFGIAGMILAIPAYTTIKVIAKEFLSEYKIVKRLTRDI